From Providencia sp. R33, a single genomic window includes:
- a CDS encoding structural protein, protein MDKQQIFKDGYVNSGARGIRNNNPGNIDYNPKNKWQGELPFDSKIEPRHCRFVSHEYGIRALMKLLQTYSKHKGKPGIGCGKIDTVEEIIERWAPAKDRNNTEGYIKRVCKETGFDRHDCLDVFNKEISIKLAKAIVHVENGQQPYVDDVFERAFALI, encoded by the coding sequence GTGGATAAACAACAAATCTTTAAAGATGGTTATGTGAATTCTGGTGCTCGTGGGATTCGAAATAATAATCCGGGTAACATTGACTATAATCCGAAAAATAAATGGCAGGGAGAATTGCCATTTGATTCAAAAATTGAACCTCGTCATTGCCGTTTTGTTAGTCATGAATATGGAATACGAGCATTAATGAAACTATTGCAGACGTACTCTAAACATAAAGGTAAACCGGGTATTGGTTGTGGAAAAATTGACACTGTTGAGGAAATTATAGAACGGTGGGCGCCAGCGAAAGACCGAAACAACACGGAGGGCTACATTAAGCGCGTCTGTAAAGAAACAGGATTTGACCGCCATGATTGCCTAGATGTATTCAATAAAGAAATATCAATTAAATTGGCTAAAGCTATTGTTCATGTTGAAAATGGTCAGCAGCCGTACGTTGATGATGTGTTTGAACGTGCGTTTGCACTGATCTAG
- a CDS encoding GNAT family N-acetyltransferase — translation MKVRLASPTEAKRLWLIRNQAIRHGCKTSYDPETICNWTPDEMPLSYISMVENNPFFVAVNERDEAISTGFLNLESNSIDAIFTLPEYMGHGAAGLILDAIKAEAKKRKINTLTLDSSPNAERFYQKHGFTSIRHDNYYSVLAQTNLACIHMKIAL, via the coding sequence ATGAAAGTTCGATTAGCCTCACCAACAGAAGCCAAACGGTTATGGCTTATTCGCAATCAAGCCATTCGTCATGGCTGTAAAACTAGTTACGACCCAGAAACGATTTGCAATTGGACGCCTGATGAAATGCCCCTAAGCTACATAAGTATGGTTGAGAACAACCCATTTTTTGTTGCTGTCAATGAACGTGATGAAGCCATATCAACAGGTTTTTTAAATTTAGAATCAAATAGTATTGATGCGATATTTACTCTACCAGAGTATATGGGGCATGGCGCTGCGGGCTTAATATTGGATGCAATAAAGGCCGAGGCGAAAAAACGAAAAATAAACACCCTGACCTTAGACTCATCCCCGAATGCAGAACGTTTTTACCAAAAGCATGGGTTTACATCTATTCGCCATGATAATTATTATTCCGTACTTGCTCAGACTAATCTCGCGTGTATTCACATGAAAATAGCGTTGTAA
- the alr gene encoding alanine racemase, with product MTTAKENLVAFRLKYLALLPLFVAATACQQPTNTNNTSIATPAAQVQPVVVNNSWIEISESALDFNIKKVQALLGDKSSMCAVLKGDAYGHDLSLVTPVMIANNVQCIGVTNNQELKTVRDLGFKGRLMRVRSATEKEMAQATQYQTEELIGNLEMAQRLNAIAKQQNKVIPIHLALNSAGMSRNGLEVSTPAGLNEAKMISQLPQLKIVGIMSHYPEEDEAQIRKDLAKFNKESQQVLKETGLKREDVTLHVANTYATITVPESWLDMVRVGGIFYGDTVATNDYKRVMTLKSNIASVNHYPKGNTVGYDRTFTLKRDSVLANIPVGYADGYRRVFSNTGHALINGQKVPVLGKTSMNTVMVDVTDLKQVRPGDEVVFFGKQGNAEVTAEEVEDISGALFTEMSILWGATNKRVLVD from the coding sequence ATGACAACAGCTAAGGAAAACCTTGTGGCATTTCGTTTAAAATATCTGGCATTACTTCCTCTTTTTGTTGCGGCAACCGCTTGTCAGCAGCCAACCAACACAAATAATACTTCAATTGCAACGCCAGCAGCGCAAGTACAGCCTGTGGTTGTGAACAATTCATGGATTGAAATCTCAGAAAGTGCATTGGATTTTAATATCAAAAAAGTTCAAGCGCTATTAGGGGATAAATCATCCATGTGTGCCGTTCTCAAAGGTGATGCTTATGGGCATGATCTCTCATTAGTCACACCAGTGATGATTGCTAACAATGTGCAATGTATTGGCGTGACCAATAACCAAGAATTAAAAACCGTGAGAGACCTTGGTTTTAAAGGCCGTTTAATGCGCGTTAGAAGTGCAACTGAAAAGGAAATGGCACAAGCGACACAGTACCAAACAGAAGAATTGATTGGTAACTTAGAAATGGCGCAGCGCTTAAATGCCATTGCGAAACAGCAAAATAAAGTCATTCCTATCCACCTTGCGTTAAATTCCGCTGGTATGTCACGTAATGGTTTAGAAGTTAGCACCCCTGCGGGTCTTAATGAAGCGAAGATGATTTCACAGTTACCGCAGTTAAAAATTGTCGGCATTATGTCCCATTACCCAGAAGAAGATGAGGCTCAAATCCGCAAAGATCTTGCTAAATTTAACAAAGAGTCCCAACAAGTATTGAAGGAGACGGGGCTAAAACGTGAAGATGTCACACTGCATGTTGCGAATACTTATGCAACAATTACTGTGCCTGAATCATGGTTAGATATGGTGCGTGTTGGTGGTATTTTTTATGGTGATACTGTTGCAACAAACGACTACAAACGTGTGATGACATTGAAATCAAATATAGCTTCAGTAAATCATTATCCGAAAGGTAACACTGTCGGCTATGACCGTACCTTTACATTAAAACGTGACTCTGTTTTAGCAAATATTCCAGTGGGTTATGCGGATGGTTATCGTCGTGTGTTTAGTAATACAGGGCATGCACTGATCAACGGCCAGAAAGTGCCTGTATTAGGAAAAACTTCAATGAATACCGTGATGGTGGATGTGACCGATTTAAAACAAGTACGCCCGGGTGATGAAGTGGTGTTCTTTGGCAAACAAGGTAATGCAGAGGTTACAGCTGAAGAAGTAGAAGACATCAGCGGTGCATTATTTACAGAAATGTCTATCCTTTGGGGAGCTACCAATAAACGCGTCTTAGTGGATTAA
- the rlmA gene encoding 23S rRNA (guanine(745)-N(1))-methyltransferase — translation MNYQCPLCFTPLLQTHHSYRCEANHQFDCAKEGYVNLLPVQHKRSKDPGDSAEMMQARRQFLDAGHYQPMRDQVAEKLVQFLPSNQLSLLDIGCGEGYYTDYFWQTLQNKFGGIQVFGLDVSKAAIRYAAKRYKSVNFCVGTSHRLPFPETSLGAIVRIYAPCKAEELSRVLVDNGILITVTPAAEHLQELKALIYDEVKLHPVKDEDLPNFKLMDESRLNYKMALTGQEAYELLAMTPFAWRASEDVKQNLQQAEVKNYTADFLIRVYQYQAV, via the coding sequence ATGAATTATCAATGCCCACTTTGTTTTACACCTCTCTTACAAACTCACCATAGTTATCGCTGCGAAGCAAATCATCAATTTGATTGCGCGAAAGAAGGGTATGTTAATTTACTGCCTGTGCAACACAAGCGTTCGAAAGATCCTGGTGATAGCGCCGAAATGATGCAAGCGCGCCGTCAATTCCTTGATGCAGGGCACTATCAACCCATGCGTGACCAAGTAGCTGAAAAACTAGTTCAATTTTTACCTTCAAACCAATTATCGTTATTGGATATTGGCTGCGGTGAAGGGTATTACACTGACTATTTTTGGCAAACACTGCAAAATAAATTTGGGGGCATCCAAGTTTTTGGTTTGGATGTGTCAAAGGCAGCGATTCGTTATGCGGCTAAACGCTATAAATCAGTTAATTTCTGCGTCGGTACTAGCCATCGTTTACCTTTCCCTGAAACAAGTTTAGGGGCTATTGTGCGTATCTATGCGCCTTGTAAAGCAGAAGAGTTAAGCAGAGTATTGGTCGATAACGGCATATTAATTACTGTCACTCCAGCAGCAGAACATCTGCAAGAATTAAAAGCCCTTATCTATGATGAAGTTAAGTTGCACCCCGTTAAAGACGAGGATTTGCCTAATTTTAAATTAATGGATGAAAGCCGATTAAATTATAAGATGGCACTAACGGGTCAAGAGGCGTATGAATTGTTAGCAATGACACCATTTGCGTGGCGAGCGTCTGAAGACGTGAAGCAGAATTTGCAGCAAGCTGAAGTGAAAAATTATACGGCAGATTTTTTAATTCGGGTTTATCAATATCAAGCCGTATAA
- a CDS encoding acid-shock protein has translation MKTLLAIATVMSIAVSGAALANTTVKNEPMTHVAKVQHTAKTHHANKSKAEKKEDKSKTVETNKAI, from the coding sequence ATGAAAACGTTATTAGCAATTGCAACGGTTATGTCTATTGCTGTTTCTGGTGCTGCATTGGCGAATACAACAGTAAAAAATGAACCTATGACTCATGTAGCCAAAGTTCAGCATACTGCGAAAACCCACCATGCTAATAAATCAAAAGCCGAGAAAAAAGAGGATAAAAGCAAAACGGTAGAAACCAACAAAGCAATATAA
- a CDS encoding PTS mannose transporter subunit IID, with product MVDTTQSTEKKLTQSDIRGVFLRSNLFQGSWNFERMQALGFCFSMVPVIRRLYPENNDDRKQAIKRHLEFFNTHPYVAAPVLGVTMAMEEQRANGADIDDAAINGIKVGLMGPLAGVGDPIFWGTVRPVFAALGAGIAMTGSLLGPVLFFVLFNLVRLLTRYYGVSYGYKKGIDIVQDMGGGFLQKLTEGASILGLFVMGALVNKWTHVNIPLEVSRIKNQTTGFEDITTVQMILDQLMPGLVPLLLTFGCMWLLRRKVNALWIIIGFFGLGILGAWLKFLAP from the coding sequence ATGGTTGATACAACTCAGTCTACAGAGAAAAAACTGACACAGAGCGATATTCGCGGAGTGTTCCTGCGTTCCAACTTATTCCAAGGTTCTTGGAACTTTGAACGGATGCAAGCCCTCGGTTTTTGTTTCTCAATGGTACCTGTTATTCGTCGTCTTTATCCAGAAAACAATGACGATAGAAAACAAGCCATTAAACGTCACTTAGAGTTCTTTAATACTCACCCATATGTTGCCGCCCCTGTTCTTGGCGTGACCATGGCGATGGAAGAGCAACGTGCGAATGGTGCCGACATTGATGATGCTGCAATAAACGGTATCAAAGTAGGTTTGATGGGGCCTTTAGCGGGTGTTGGCGACCCAATATTCTGGGGAACCGTTCGTCCTGTATTCGCAGCATTAGGTGCGGGTATCGCGATGACAGGTAGCTTACTTGGCCCTGTTCTGTTCTTCGTTTTGTTTAACTTAGTCCGCTTATTAACCCGCTATTATGGTGTTTCATACGGATATAAGAAAGGGATTGATATCGTTCAAGATATGGGCGGTGGTTTCCTGCAAAAACTGACGGAGGGAGCATCCATACTCGGTTTATTCGTTATGGGGGCCCTTGTTAATAAATGGACCCATGTGAATATCCCGCTTGAGGTTTCGCGCATTAAAAACCAAACCACGGGCTTTGAAGATATTACAACCGTCCAGATGATCCTTGACCAATTAATGCCAGGGTTGGTTCCTCTACTGCTCACATTCGGCTGTATGTGGTTATTACGCCGTAAAGTGAATGCACTGTGGATTATTATTGGTTTCTTTGGTTTGGGTATTTTAGGTGCTTGGCTGAAATTCTTAGCACCATAA
- the mntP gene encoding manganese efflux pump MntP, with the protein MSFYATLILALALSMDAFAVAICKGAVLHKPRFREILRTGFIFGFIEAITPIIGWGIGILASQYVIRWDHWIAFALLFVLGARMIWQSLKTKDDECCSKPSSHSSTSLIFSAIATSLDAMAIGLGLAFLQVDIVHTAMTIGLMTMIMATIGMMIGRYVGPLLGKKAEIIGGVVLIGIGFNILFEHLELFMYAP; encoded by the coding sequence ATGAGTTTTTACGCTACCCTTATCTTAGCCCTAGCGCTATCAATGGACGCATTTGCAGTTGCAATTTGCAAAGGTGCCGTCCTACATAAACCCCGTTTTAGAGAAATTCTTCGTACTGGATTCATATTTGGTTTTATTGAAGCCATCACGCCTATTATTGGTTGGGGAATTGGTATTCTCGCTAGCCAATACGTTATTCGTTGGGATCACTGGATTGCATTTGCGTTATTGTTTGTTCTAGGCGCTCGCATGATTTGGCAGAGCCTTAAAACAAAAGATGATGAATGTTGTTCAAAACCCTCAAGCCACAGCTCAACTAGCCTAATCTTTTCAGCAATTGCCACGAGCTTAGATGCGATGGCGATTGGCTTAGGTCTCGCTTTCCTACAAGTGGATATTGTTCATACCGCAATGACCATCGGTTTAATGACCATGATTATGGCAACTATTGGTATGATGATTGGCCGTTATGTAGGACCATTATTAGGAAAAAAAGCAGAAATTATCGGTGGTGTGGTATTAATTGGTATTGGGTTTAATATCCTGTTTGAACACCTCGAATTATTTATGTACGCACCATAA
- a CDS encoding LysR family transcriptional regulator, which yields MRKKMNWDDAKIFLAIAREGTLSAASKVLKLGIATTSRRLERLEEALGVRLFTRDQLGYKLTDEGSALISQAEALEQAGFAFSNAAHKKNENVMGHVCLATAQGLADHLIIPALPSLTDVNPNLTIEIVTGVSTVNLHRRDADIALRMVRPDSGNVRIRKLGTLGFGLYASESYLQRRPNPDRPNNLEHDDFIGWSEAQQHLNSAQWLEKTLRGRPCRLTTTTMSAQFSAVQTGLGLAVLPHFIARKMGLICLQNDIGCDQSIWLAIHSDLAHSRRIRVVADFLTALVYDNQEILMP from the coding sequence GTGAGAAAAAAGATGAACTGGGATGATGCCAAAATATTTTTAGCTATTGCTCGAGAAGGCACGTTAAGTGCTGCATCCAAGGTATTAAAACTGGGCATTGCAACAACATCACGGCGCTTAGAACGACTCGAAGAAGCATTAGGCGTTCGATTATTCACACGCGATCAGCTTGGTTATAAACTTACGGATGAAGGAAGTGCGTTAATTTCACAGGCAGAGGCTTTAGAGCAAGCAGGCTTCGCATTTAGCAATGCCGCGCACAAAAAGAATGAAAACGTTATGGGGCATGTTTGCTTAGCAACCGCGCAAGGCTTAGCTGACCACCTTATTATCCCTGCTCTACCATCGTTAACTGACGTTAATCCTAATCTAACAATCGAAATTGTCACAGGTGTTTCAACCGTTAATTTGCATCGACGAGATGCCGATATTGCCCTACGAATGGTGAGACCTGATAGTGGTAATGTACGGATCCGCAAATTAGGTACTCTTGGTTTCGGCCTTTATGCCTCAGAAAGCTATTTACAACGCAGACCAAATCCAGATAGGCCTAACAACTTAGAACATGATGATTTTATAGGTTGGTCTGAAGCACAGCAGCACCTTAATTCTGCGCAGTGGTTAGAAAAAACCCTCAGAGGAAGACCTTGCCGGTTGACCACGACCACCATGTCGGCTCAATTTAGTGCTGTACAAACCGGTCTCGGGCTTGCAGTTTTACCACATTTTATTGCAAGAAAAATGGGTTTAATTTGCCTACAAAATGATATTGGTTGCGACCAATCAATTTGGTTAGCCATTCATTCTGACCTCGCCCATTCACGAAGAATACGTGTTGTCGCCGATTTTTTGACTGCATTAGTTTATGATAATCAAGAAATTTTGATGCCATAA
- a CDS encoding phosphatase, whose protein sequence is MYQVDLHAHTIASTHAYSTVNEYFAEAASRGVKLFAITDHGPEMQDAPHEWHFGNMPILPRIIDGVGLLYGIEANIKNKLGETDCNEKIARHLDIILAGFHEPVLEPQSLADNTEAMIATIRSGKVQIITHPGNPKYPIDIKAVAQAAKECNVALEMNNSSFLHSRAGSQQNCLEIAKAVKETGGWVALGSDSHFAGYLGRFDRVVEMLESIDFPQSQILNVTPRRVLDFLESHGRKPISEFADF, encoded by the coding sequence ATGTATCAAGTTGATTTACATGCCCATACCATTGCCAGCACCCACGCATACAGCACGGTTAATGAATATTTTGCCGAGGCGGCAAGCCGTGGGGTAAAGCTATTTGCGATCACCGATCATGGCCCCGAAATGCAAGATGCACCGCATGAATGGCATTTTGGTAATATGCCTATTTTGCCACGGATTATTGATGGTGTCGGTTTACTGTATGGCATTGAAGCCAATATTAAAAATAAGCTAGGTGAAACAGACTGTAATGAAAAAATTGCTCGCCACTTAGACATTATTCTCGCTGGTTTTCACGAACCCGTTCTTGAACCACAAAGCCTTGCAGATAATACCGAAGCAATGATTGCGACGATCCGCAGTGGAAAAGTACAAATTATTACGCATCCTGGTAACCCTAAATATCCGATTGATATTAAAGCGGTTGCTCAAGCCGCCAAAGAGTGCAATGTGGCGTTAGAAATGAATAACTCATCATTTCTCCATTCAAGAGCGGGGAGTCAACAAAACTGCCTAGAGATTGCGAAAGCGGTAAAAGAAACAGGGGGCTGGGTTGCGCTAGGCTCTGATTCTCATTTTGCGGGTTATTTAGGGCGTTTTGATCGCGTAGTGGAAATGCTGGAATCGATTGATTTTCCTCAATCACAAATCTTAAATGTGACCCCACGTCGAGTGTTGGATTTTCTTGAATCCCATGGACGTAAGCCAATCTCTGAATTTGCCGATTTTTAG
- a CDS encoding PTS mannose/fructose/sorbose transporter subunit IIC, with the protein MELTVVQIVLVFIVACIAGMGSILDEFQFHRPLVACTLIGIVLGDMKTGIIIGGTLEMIALGWMNIGAAVAPDAALASIISTILVIAGGQSIGAGIALAIPLAAAGQVLTIIVRTITVAFQHAADRAAISGNLTSLSIIHVSALVLQAMRVAIPALIVAISVGTSEVQHLLSSIPEVVTSGLNIAGGMIVVVGYAMVINMMRAGYLMPFFYLGFVTAAFTDFNLVALGVIGVVMAVLYIQLSPKYNKSQVVVTQGNSNNNLDNELD; encoded by the coding sequence ATGGAACTTACCGTTGTTCAAATAGTACTGGTTTTCATCGTCGCATGTATCGCCGGTATGGGGTCAATCCTCGATGAATTCCAGTTTCACCGCCCTCTCGTTGCTTGTACGCTTATAGGTATCGTTCTGGGAGACATGAAAACAGGTATCATCATCGGTGGTACACTGGAAATGATAGCGTTAGGTTGGATGAATATCGGTGCGGCGGTTGCACCTGATGCGGCTTTAGCCTCTATCATTTCAACTATCCTAGTTATCGCCGGTGGCCAAAGCATTGGTGCGGGTATTGCCTTAGCAATCCCACTGGCTGCTGCGGGGCAAGTATTAACAATCATCGTTCGTACTATCACCGTTGCCTTCCAACATGCGGCTGACCGTGCTGCAATCAGTGGAAACCTGACATCCTTAAGCATTATTCACGTCAGTGCATTAGTTCTACAAGCGATGCGTGTTGCGATCCCGGCACTTATTGTTGCTATTTCTGTCGGTACATCTGAAGTTCAACACTTATTAAGCTCCATTCCTGAAGTTGTGACCAGCGGTCTGAACATTGCGGGTGGTATGATCGTCGTTGTGGGTTATGCGATGGTTATCAACATGATGCGTGCTGGCTACTTAATGCCGTTCTTCTATTTAGGCTTTGTCACCGCCGCATTTACAGACTTCAACCTTGTTGCCCTCGGTGTCATCGGTGTGGTTATGGCTGTTCTGTATATCCAGCTCAGTCCAAAATACAACAAATCGCAAGTTGTTGTCACACAAGGCAATAGCAACAATAACCTTGATAACGAATTAGACTAG
- the manX gene encoding PTS mannose transporter subunit IIAB → MSIAIMIGTHGVAAEQLLRTTEMLIGEQDNVSFIDFIPGENADTLFEKYTQKLTDLDTSKGVLFLVDTWGGSPFNAASRIVNEHDNYDIITGVNVPMLVETFMCRDDNPSLDELITVALETGRGGVRPFKFKEVEAQPAPVAASTPPPAPARKAGPGEHMVIALARVDDRLIHGQVATRWTKETQVKRIIVVSDEVAKDQVRSTLLKQVAPPGVTAHVVDVAKCIRVYNNPKYAGERVMLLFTNPTDVKRIVEEGVEVKSVNIGGMAYHEGKTMVTNAVSINQTDIDAFNYLNDKKIELEVRKVSSDSKVFMMDLINKLKK, encoded by the coding sequence GTGAGTATAGCTATTATGATTGGTACCCACGGAGTCGCCGCTGAGCAGCTTCTCCGAACCACCGAAATGTTAATCGGCGAGCAAGATAATGTCTCGTTTATTGATTTTATCCCTGGGGAGAACGCAGACACCCTGTTTGAAAAGTACACACAAAAACTGACTGATTTAGACACCTCTAAAGGGGTGCTATTCCTTGTCGATACTTGGGGAGGTAGCCCATTTAACGCAGCTAGCCGTATTGTGAATGAACACGATAATTACGACATTATCACCGGTGTGAATGTTCCAATGCTGGTTGAAACCTTTATGTGCCGCGATGATAACCCTTCCTTGGATGAGCTTATCACGGTTGCATTAGAAACGGGTCGAGGCGGTGTTCGTCCATTCAAATTCAAAGAGGTTGAAGCACAACCAGCGCCTGTTGCTGCAAGCACGCCACCACCTGCGCCAGCTCGAAAAGCAGGTCCTGGTGAGCATATGGTGATAGCCCTTGCGCGCGTTGATGACCGTTTAATTCACGGCCAAGTTGCAACGCGCTGGACAAAAGAAACTCAAGTCAAACGTATTATCGTTGTTAGTGATGAGGTCGCAAAAGACCAAGTCCGTTCGACACTGTTAAAACAAGTTGCGCCTCCTGGGGTTACTGCTCACGTTGTTGACGTTGCGAAATGTATTCGCGTCTATAACAACCCGAAATATGCGGGTGAGCGAGTGATGTTGTTATTTACTAACCCAACTGATGTTAAGCGTATTGTTGAGGAAGGTGTGGAGGTTAAATCCGTCAATATTGGTGGTATGGCATATCATGAGGGTAAAACTATGGTAACCAATGCGGTTTCCATCAACCAAACTGATATCGATGCCTTTAATTATTTGAACGACAAAAAAATTGAGCTAGAAGTCCGCAAAGTTTCATCAGACAGCAAAGTCTTCATGATGGACTTAATTAATAAGCTCAAAAAATAA
- a CDS encoding aldo/keto reductase: MNKRILGNGLEVSTIGLGCMGMSEFYGPQDDQAAMAVLHKAAELGCTMLDTADTYGNFHNEELIGDFLKQTDVEIKIATKCGIVRRPGEYERRIDNSPEYIRSACESSLRRLGVDCIDLYYIHRLDPKALIETTMETLAQLVAEGKIAHIGLSEVSAATLKQAHSVFPVSTVQTEYSLWTRDVEAEILPTCQELGIGFVPYSPLGRGFLTGRFNDKSLFENGDFRNGLPRFTSENLKANSTLSDFIIQMAEQKSCSPAQISLAWLLAQGDNIVPIPGTNKVKHLEDNFGAADIHLTPEDLSQFKHAIDRFQPAGSRYSVEGMKGINA; the protein is encoded by the coding sequence ATGAATAAACGTATTTTAGGAAATGGGCTCGAAGTTTCGACAATTGGACTAGGCTGCATGGGAATGAGTGAGTTCTATGGACCACAAGATGATCAGGCGGCGATGGCTGTGCTACATAAGGCGGCTGAACTTGGTTGCACAATGCTAGATACAGCCGATACATATGGCAATTTTCATAACGAAGAATTGATTGGGGATTTTCTTAAACAGACGGATGTGGAAATCAAGATTGCGACAAAGTGTGGCATTGTACGCCGTCCAGGGGAATATGAGCGCAGAATTGATAATAGCCCTGAATACATTCGTAGTGCTTGTGAAAGTTCATTACGTCGATTAGGTGTCGATTGTATTGATTTGTATTACATTCATCGCCTAGATCCAAAAGCATTGATAGAAACGACAATGGAAACATTGGCGCAATTAGTTGCTGAAGGAAAAATTGCACATATAGGGCTATCTGAAGTGAGTGCGGCTACACTTAAACAGGCACACTCTGTATTTCCTGTTAGCACAGTTCAAACAGAATATTCCCTTTGGACGCGTGATGTCGAAGCTGAAATTTTGCCAACTTGCCAAGAACTAGGTATTGGTTTTGTGCCGTATTCCCCTTTAGGGCGTGGATTTTTAACGGGGCGTTTTAATGATAAGAGTTTGTTTGAAAATGGCGATTTTCGAAACGGATTACCACGTTTTACATCTGAGAACCTCAAAGCTAACAGCACATTATCTGATTTTATTATTCAGATGGCGGAGCAAAAATCATGTTCACCTGCACAAATTTCACTGGCGTGGTTGTTGGCTCAAGGAGATAACATTGTGCCAATACCGGGAACTAATAAAGTAAAACATCTTGAAGACAATTTTGGTGCGGCTGATATTCATTTAACACCAGAGGACTTAAGTCAGTTCAAACATGCTATAGACCGTTTCCAACCAGCGGGATCCCGATATTCTGTTGAGGGTATGAAGGGAATTAATGCCTAA
- a CDS encoding phage holin family protein, with protein MTYDKFMLITNAFVCLVMFLRGLYFVRNGKGYSKLGGWLAYAFLGYSISVPVYSYLDPSYQAGLQNLIPNIFLCAALFAKRGNVMQLIKKVG; from the coding sequence ATGACGTACGATAAATTCATGCTTATCACCAATGCCTTTGTTTGTTTAGTTATGTTCTTACGCGGCCTTTATTTTGTGAGAAATGGCAAAGGGTATAGCAAGCTTGGTGGTTGGCTGGCTTATGCATTTCTAGGGTACTCAATATCGGTACCAGTCTACTCCTATCTCGATCCTAGCTATCAAGCAGGTTTACAGAACTTAATTCCCAATATTTTCCTTTGTGCTGCGCTGTTTGCTAAGCGCGGCAATGTCATGCAGTTAATTAAAAAAGTGGGGTGA
- a CDS encoding acid-shock protein produces the protein MKKLVAIATVLSFAISGAALANTTVKSEPISPIAQSHQAAKSSHLKAKVEKKTAKEKSAEKSKSAK, from the coding sequence ATGAAAAAATTAGTCGCAATCGCAACCGTATTATCATTTGCTATTTCTGGTGCTGCATTAGCAAATACAACCGTTAAATCTGAGCCTATTTCACCTATCGCACAGTCGCACCAAGCGGCTAAATCATCTCACCTGAAAGCAAAAGTTGAGAAAAAAACAGCGAAAGAAAAGAGTGCTGAAAAAAGTAAATCAGCGAAATAA
- a CDS encoding DUF986 family protein, producing the protein MTLNDAILAFIILIMLVYAIYDEFIQHLLKGKTLLKINLKRKHRVDAIIFIVLICIVIYTNIVRHGNLLTTYLLMITIFMSVYLAFIRTPKLFFKQTGFYFANTFISYDRIKAMNLSEDGILIIGLEQKKIHIQVSHLDDLQRIYEFLINHK; encoded by the coding sequence ATGACCTTAAATGATGCTATTCTCGCCTTTATCATTTTGATCATGCTTGTATATGCTATTTATGATGAATTTATTCAGCATTTGCTAAAAGGTAAAACGCTATTAAAAATTAACTTAAAACGAAAACATCGCGTTGATGCCATTATTTTTATTGTTTTAATCTGTATTGTTATTTATACAAATATTGTTCGACATGGTAATTTATTAACCACTTACTTATTAATGATTACTATATTTATGTCAGTCTACTTGGCATTTATTAGAACACCCAAGCTATTTTTTAAACAAACTGGTTTTTATTTTGCCAATACTTTTATTTCTTACGATAGAATAAAGGCAATGAATTTATCCGAAGACGGTATTCTGATAATAGGTTTAGAGCAAAAGAAAATTCACATCCAAGTATCACATCTTGATGATTTACAACGTATTTATGAGTTTCTTATTAATCATAAATAA